The window TTCAATTACTTCCAGCTCCTTCCTGTGCACTGTGAAATATGCTCATATCCTAATCTTTGTAAAAGCTTCGGTAGTTCCTCGATTATGGAAGGGCACACGAAAGGATCCACAAAATTAGCTGTTCCGACAGCAACGGCACTTGCCCCGGCATAAAAATATTCAATAACATCCTCTGCTGATTGAATCCCTCCCATCCCAATGATTGGAAGATTAACCTGTTGACTGACCTCGTAAATCATTCGAATGGCGACAGGCTTTACTGCCGGCCCGGATAATCCACCGGTTTTGTTCGCCAATATCGGACGTCCTGATTTAAGATCAATTCTCATCCCGACTAATGTATTAATCATCGTTAATCCATCTGCTCCACCTGCTTCAACCGCTTTTGCCATCTCTACAATATTGCTTACATTCGGTGATAGTTTTACGTATACAGGAACCGATGATGCTTCTTTCACTTTTCTCGTTAGATTTTGAGCAACCTCCGGAATCGTTCCAAAGGCGATGCCGCCTTCCTTTACATTCGGACAGGATATATTAAGCTCAAGAGCATGGACATTTGGAGCCTTGGAAATTTCTTCAGCTACAATAACGTAATCTTCTTCAGTAGAACCTGCCACATTAGCAATTATCGGAACATCAAACTGTGTTAACCAAGGCAGTTCCTCATCAACCACCTTTTGGAGACCGGGATTTTGCAGTCCGATTGCATTAAGCATTCCGGCAGAGGTTTCGGCCACCCGTGGTGTCGGATTTCCAAAGCGGGGCTCCACTGTCGTTGCTTTTATCATAATAGCTCCTAAGCTGTTTAAATCATAAAGCTGACTGTATTCACGACCAAACCCAAAGCAGCCGGATGCCGGCATTACTGGATTTTTTAAGTTAAGGCCTGGTAATTTCACATTAAGCATGCTCATAGTACAACCTCCCCAGCTCGAAAGACAGGACCATCAAGACAGACCTTTTTATATGAATGTCCGTCTTGATCATTGGTAGTATGACAGACACAGGCAAAACAAGCACCAATCCCGCAGCCCATTCTTTCTTCTAATGAAAGAAATACTTTTTTATCAGGAAAATTTGATTCTAAAGCTTTCAGCATTGGAGTCGGTCCACATGAATAAAGGGTATCAAATGCAATTCCTCTTTCTGCAATCACATCCGTTACAAAGCCTTTCCCACCATACGTTCCGTCCACGGTTGCCACATAGGTCTCGCCAAGCTGAGCAAATTCTTCTTCATAAAAAACAGCAGTTTTGGTCTGAAAACCCAGAACATGTACAACCTTGACACCTTTATCTGTAAGCTGTCGCGATAGTTCATAAAGCGGAGGTACACCAATGCCCCCACCAACTAATAGTGCCGTTTGCCCCAGGCTTGTCTCTGAAAGCGGAAAACCGTGACCAAGCGGACCTAACACATCTACTAAATCACCCGTCTGCTTTTGCGTTAATAAGGATGTTCCTCTCCCTTCCTTTCGGTAAATCATCGTAAATTCTCTGCTTTGTTGATCAATCTTTGCAATCGAAATCGGTCGTCTTAATAGTGGATCTATTCCATTTTCTACCTTTATGTGAACAAACTGACCTGGTTCTTTCATTTGTTGAACAAGCTCACCCTTTAAGGTGAGCTTAAATATAGAATCAGCTATTTCAATCTGCGACACGACTGTGCACAGCTCTTTAGTCATCATGAGAGAACAGCCTCCTTTACATCAACAGGCTGATCCATGGCCTCTGCTGAAAAGTTCATCGATTCAATAACACGTAAAATCGCTTCAGCTGTATCCAATGAAGTTAAGCAAGGAACTCCGTTTTCAACAGATTCACGGCGAATCCTAAAGCCATCGCGCTCAGGCTCTTTTCCCTTCGAGAAAGTATTAATAACAAATTGTGCTTCCCCATTTCTGATAACATCTAGAAGATCAGGACCCTCTGAGCCAATTTTTCTAACAACACTAACTGGAATACCAGCCTTTTTCAAATATTCGGCCGTTCCCTTTGTTGCCATTAAACGATATCCAATTGCAGCATAACGCTTGGCAAGCTGAAGAGCTTCTTCTTTATCTTTATCAGCAATGGTTAACAGAACTGTTCCAAACTTCTGAATCGTAATTCCTGATGCTACTAGTGCTTTATACAGAGCTTTTTCTAATGTATAATCTTTTCCCATTACTTCTCCGGTTGACTTCATTTCTGGTCCTAAGGAAATATCGACATTTCGCAATTTCGCAAATGAAAATACAGGTGCTTTTACGTATACGCCCTTTCTTTCCGGAACTAAACCAGAAACGTACCCCTGCTTAGCTAGAGACTGACCAAGAATCACCTTAGTGGCTATATTAGCCATTGGTACGTTTGTAATTTTACTTAAAAATGGTACTGTACGACTTGAACGCGGATTTACCTCTAGGACAAAAACATCATTATTGCTTACGACATATTGGATATTTAATAAACCGACAATATTTAATCCGAGGGCGAGCTTTTCCGTATAAGATATTAATTTTTCTTTTATCGCAGCTGAAAGACTTTGCGGTGGATATACAGCGATTGAATCTCCTGAGTGGACGCCGGCACGTTCAATATGTTCCATAATTCCAGGAATGACAACATCCTTTCCGTCGCAAATTGCATCCACCTCAATTTCCTTTCCTGTTAAGTAACGGTCAATTAGAACAGGATGCTCTGGATTAATCTTTACGGCATTTTGCATGTAATGAAGCAGCTCTTCCTGCTTGTAGACAATCTCCATCGCTCTTCCGCCCAATACGTAAGAAGGTCTGACTAGAACTGGATAGCCGATTTCGTTTGCGATTTTTAATGCCTCATCTACTGATAAAGCAGTTTTGCCTTTAGGCATCGGAATCTCTAATTGTACAAGAGCATGCTCAAATTTATCCCGATCTTCTGCTCGATCTAAATCCTCTAAGCTCGTTCCGAGAATTTTCACTCCATGCTCAACAAGCTTTGATGCTAAATTGATGGCTGTTTGACCACCAAACTGGACAACAACGCCAACCGGTTTTTCCAAATCAATAATCGATATCACATCTTCCGTTGTTAACGGTTCGAAGTATAACTTATCTGAAATACTGAAATCAGTTGAGACGGTTTCAGGATTATTATTAATGATAATCGCTTCATATCCAGCTTCTTTAATAGCCCATACAGAATGAACCGTTGCATAATCGAACTCAACACCCTGACCAATCCTGATGGGTCCTGAACCTAATACAATAACACTCTTTCGATCTGTCACAATGGATTCATTTTCTTCTTCATAGGTTCCGTAAAAATATGGCGTTTCAGAAGCAAATTCTGCCGCACATGTATCAACCATCTTATATACGGGTATAATCCCTTGCTTCATACGCAAATCATAAATGGAGCGCTCAGTGGAATCCCAGACCTTTGCAATTGCAAGGTCTGATATACCTTTTTTCTTCGCCTTTTCTAACCACTCACGATCAAATGGATGCTTAGAAAGCTCCTTTTCAAACCGTATGATTCCTTCCAGTTTGTATAAGAAGAACAAATCAATTTGGCTCCACTCGTGAAGCGTTTCTATGCTTACACCACGTCTTAATGCTTCAGCGATGTAAAATAATCTTTCATCTCCAGCCTTGCGAATCCGTTTTTCAATTACTTCATCACTAAATTCTTCACCGTTAGGGAGGGCAAAATGATAGACATTACTTTCAAGTGAGCGAATAGCCTTTAATAATGATTCTTCAAATGTCCGTCCAATAGCCATTACTTCACCGGTTGCTTTCATTTGTGTACCTAATAAACGGTTGGCTGATTCAAATTTATCAAAAGGCCATCTTGGTATTTTTGTTACGATATAATCCAAGGCTGGTTCAAAGCATGCATATGTTTTACCTGTGACAGGATTCATCATTTCATCAAGTGTCAGGCCAACAGCTATTTTAGCTGCAAGTTTCGCAATCGGATAGCCGGTTGCCTTTGAGGCAAGAGCTGAAGAACGACTGACACGTGGGTTTACTTCGATAATATAATAGTCATAGCTATTAGGATCAAGTGCAAGCTGAACGTTACACCCACCTTCAATTTCAAGAGCACGAATGATTTTCAAAGATGCATTTCGCATTAATTGATACTCGCGGTCACTTAAAGTTTGGCTAGGTGCTACCACTATTGAGTCACCTGTATGCACACCAACTGGATCGATGTTCTCCATATTACATACAACAATGGCATTATCAGCAGAATCTCTCATAACCTCATATTCTATTTCTTTAAAACCAGCAATACTCTTCTCTAATAGACATTGTGTCACAGGACTATACTTTAAACCGCTTGTGACAATTTCAATGAGCTCTGTCTCATTATGACAGATTCCGCCACCAGTTCCCCCAAGTGTAAAGGCAGGACGAACAATCACAGGATAACCGATCCTTTCGACAAATTGATACGCTTCTTCAAGGTTATGAATAATATCACTTTCTGGAACTGGTTCATTTAACTCATTCATAAGTGTTCTAAATAAATCACGATCCTCTGCCTTTTCAATCGCTGTAAGCTTTGTACCTAAAATTTCGACACCACATTCTTCCAACAAACCGGATTTTGCTAATTCAACTGCAAGATTTAATCCTGTCTGTCCTCCTAATGTTGGCAATAGTGCATCAGGTCTTTCTTTTCTGATAATTCTCTCCACAAATTCAAGCGTCAACGGTTCGATATAGACGGCATCAGCAATCTCTGTGTCTGTCATAATGGTAGCAGGATTAGAGTTTACCAAGATGACCTTATAGCCTTCCTCTTTTAATGCTAAACACGCCTGTGTTCCTGCGTAATCAAATTCAGCTGCCTGACCAATCACAATAGGTCCGGATCCAATAACTAGAATACTTTTTATATCATTACGCTTTGGCATATGTGTTTCCCTCCTGTTTGGCGGTCTCAATTAAATCAAGAAATTGTTGGAATAAATGATTAGAATCCTCTGGCCCTGGAGAGGCTTCCGGATGATATTGAACAGTAAAGGCTGGATAATCCTTATGCTTTAAGCCTTCAATACTTCCATCATTTAAAGCTACCTGTGTGACTTCCAACCTTGTGGCAGCAATTGATTTATCATCAACCGTAAAGCCATGATTTTGTGAAGTAATGTACACTTTCCCTGTAGCAAGATCCTTGACTGGATGGTTTGAACCACGGTGGCCAAATTTCATTTTTTCTGTATTGGCACCACAAGCAAGGGCAAAGAGCTGGTGTCCGAGACAAATGCCGAACAGAGGAACTTTACCAAGAATTCCTTGGATCATGCCGATCGCTTCAGGAACATCTTTAGGATCTCCAGGTCCGTTGGAAAGCATGATACCATCAGGGTTTAACTCAAGTATTTCTTCGGCTTTTGTATGATATGGAACCACAATAACATCACAATCACGTTGATTTAATTCCCTTAGTATTCCATGCTTCATTCCGAAATCAACAAGGACAACTCGTCTGCCTCTACCTGGACTTGGATAAGGAGTTTTTGTTGAAACCTGTTTTACTTGATCACGGCGAATTTCAGTTGCACGCAGTCTTTCCAAAACATCATCGACATTTTCATTCATATTACAGAGGGCACCTTTTAGTGTTCCGTGCTCACGAATCACCCTGGTAAGCTTCCTTGTGTCAATCCCTGAGATGCCTGGGATATTCTTTCTCTTAAAATAGTCATCTAATGATTTTTCACTTCTCCAGTTCGATGGAAAATCAGCTGCTTCCTTCACCACAAAGCCGCTAATCGCAGGAGTGATGGATTCAAAATCATCACGATTGATCCCGTAGTTGCCTATAAGCGGGTAGGTTAACGTAACAATTTGCCCGCAATAGGAAGGGTCTGATAACACTTCTTGATAGCCTGTCATACCTGTATTAAAGACAACTTCTCCCACGCAGCTCGTTTCACTGCCAAATGCTTCTCCAACGAATACTGTTCCATCCTCTAAAATAAGCTTCTTTTTCATACCTCTTCACGTCCTTTTTCCCAAGCTATCCTTCCATCCACCAAGGTGACAACCGGCCAACCTTTACATTTCCAGTCGCTAAATGGTGTGTTTCGACCTTTTGATAAAAAGTTATGCGGATTTATTTTTTCTTCATGCTTTAAATCAAGTAAGACAATATCTGCCGGAGCCCCCACCGTTAACGATCCTCCATCAAGGCCAAAGACCTGTGCAGGCTTACTGCTCAAATATTCAACTAGCTGTGGTAATGTCATAACCCCTTTTTCAACGAAATGGGTATATAAAAGTGGAAAAGCCGTTTCTAACCCCACGATTCCAAATGGTGCAAGCAGCATGCCTTCTGCCTTTTCTTCCTTTGTATGCGGCGCATGGTCTGTCGCAATAAAATCAATGGTGCCATCTAAAAGACCTTCTATTAATGCATCTCGGTCGCTTGAACCACGTAAAGGGGGATTCATTTTGTAATTAGGGTCTAAACCAGGAATATCCTCCTCACATAATAATAAATGATGTGGGGTCACTTCCGCAGTGACATGAATTCCAGCTTGCTTGGCATCTCTAACCGCTCGAACCGATTCCTTTGTGCTAATATGGCAGACATGATAATGACAATTCGCAGCTTCCGCGAGAAGTACATCTCGTGCAATATGTACAGATTCACAAACGGAAGGAATTCCATTGATCCCCTGCTGTTGTGAAAAAACCCCTTCATGAACTGCTCCTTTATTAATTAGTGTATTATCCTCACAGTGAGCAACAATAGCTAAGCCTTCACGTGCTGCTTGCTTCATAGCTGAAAGCATCATACCAGCTGATTGAACACCCACTCCGTCATCAGTTAGGGCAAATACACCCGCTTCCTTTAAAGCTGAAAAGTCGGTTAATTCTTGACCTGCTTCTCTTATGGTAATGGATCCGTAAGGAAGTACTTTTACTGCAGCACTTTCGTCTATACGGTTTCGAAGCCATTCTAACTGCTTCTTTGAATCCGGAACAGGTCTCGTATTCGGCATG of the Bacillus tuaregi genome contains:
- a CDS encoding dihydroorotate dehydrogenase electron transfer subunit — encoded protein: MMTKELCTVVSQIEIADSIFKLTLKGELVQQMKEPGQFVHIKVENGIDPLLRRPISIAKIDQQSREFTMIYRKEGRGTSLLTQKQTGDLVDVLGPLGHGFPLSETSLGQTALLVGGGIGVPPLYELSRQLTDKGVKVVHVLGFQTKTAVFYEEEFAQLGETYVATVDGTYGGKGFVTDVIAERGIAFDTLYSCGPTPMLKALESNFPDKKVFLSLEERMGCGIGACFACVCHTTNDQDGHSYKKVCLDGPVFRAGEVVL
- a CDS encoding dihydroorotase; protein product: MSMLIKNGQLLTNGELTKGDLLIERGLIKEIGNLTNVTADEIIDAEGLVVAPGFIDLHVHLREPGGEKKETIATGTQAAAKGGFTTIAAMPNTRPVPDSKKQLEWLRNRIDESAAVKVLPYGSITIREAGQELTDFSALKEAGVFALTDDGVGVQSAGMMLSAMKQAAREGLAIVAHCEDNTLINKGAVHEGVFSQQQGINGIPSVCESVHIARDVLLAEAANCHYHVCHISTKESVRAVRDAKQAGIHVTAEVTPHHLLLCEEDIPGLDPNYKMNPPLRGSSDRDALIEGLLDGTIDFIATDHAPHTKEEKAEGMLLAPFGIVGLETAFPLLYTHFVEKGVMTLPQLVEYLSSKPAQVFGLDGGSLTVGAPADIVLLDLKHEEKINPHNFLSKGRNTPFSDWKCKGWPVVTLVDGRIAWEKGREEV
- a CDS encoding dihydroorotate dehydrogenase, translated to MLNVKLPGLNLKNPVMPASGCFGFGREYSQLYDLNSLGAIMIKATTVEPRFGNPTPRVAETSAGMLNAIGLQNPGLQKVVDEELPWLTQFDVPIIANVAGSTEEDYVIVAEEISKAPNVHALELNISCPNVKEGGIAFGTIPEVAQNLTRKVKEASSVPVYVKLSPNVSNIVEMAKAVEAGGADGLTMINTLVGMRIDLKSGRPILANKTGGLSGPAVKPVAIRMIYEVSQQVNLPIIGMGGIQSAEDVIEYFYAGASAVAVGTANFVDPFVCPSIIEELPKLLQRLGYEHISQCTGRSWK
- the carB gene encoding carbamoyl-phosphate synthase large subunit encodes the protein MPKRNDIKSILVIGSGPIVIGQAAEFDYAGTQACLALKEEGYKVILVNSNPATIMTDTEIADAVYIEPLTLEFVERIIRKERPDALLPTLGGQTGLNLAVELAKSGLLEECGVEILGTKLTAIEKAEDRDLFRTLMNELNEPVPESDIIHNLEEAYQFVERIGYPVIVRPAFTLGGTGGGICHNETELIEIVTSGLKYSPVTQCLLEKSIAGFKEIEYEVMRDSADNAIVVCNMENIDPVGVHTGDSIVVAPSQTLSDREYQLMRNASLKIIRALEIEGGCNVQLALDPNSYDYYIIEVNPRVSRSSALASKATGYPIAKLAAKIAVGLTLDEMMNPVTGKTYACFEPALDYIVTKIPRWPFDKFESANRLLGTQMKATGEVMAIGRTFEESLLKAIRSLESNVYHFALPNGEEFSDEVIEKRIRKAGDERLFYIAEALRRGVSIETLHEWSQIDLFFLYKLEGIIRFEKELSKHPFDREWLEKAKKKGISDLAIAKVWDSTERSIYDLRMKQGIIPVYKMVDTCAAEFASETPYFYGTYEEENESIVTDRKSVIVLGSGPIRIGQGVEFDYATVHSVWAIKEAGYEAIIINNNPETVSTDFSISDKLYFEPLTTEDVISIIDLEKPVGVVVQFGGQTAINLASKLVEHGVKILGTSLEDLDRAEDRDKFEHALVQLEIPMPKGKTALSVDEALKIANEIGYPVLVRPSYVLGGRAMEIVYKQEELLHYMQNAVKINPEHPVLIDRYLTGKEIEVDAICDGKDVVIPGIMEHIERAGVHSGDSIAVYPPQSLSAAIKEKLISYTEKLALGLNIVGLLNIQYVVSNNDVFVLEVNPRSSRTVPFLSKITNVPMANIATKVILGQSLAKQGYVSGLVPERKGVYVKAPVFSFAKLRNVDISLGPEMKSTGEVMGKDYTLEKALYKALVASGITIQKFGTVLLTIADKDKEEALQLAKRYAAIGYRLMATKGTAEYLKKAGIPVSVVRKIGSEGPDLLDVIRNGEAQFVINTFSKGKEPERDGFRIRRESVENGVPCLTSLDTAEAILRVIESMNFSAEAMDQPVDVKEAVLS